A stretch of Oncorhynchus mykiss isolate Arlee chromosome 12, USDA_OmykA_1.1, whole genome shotgun sequence DNA encodes these proteins:
- the LOC101268972 gene encoding liver-expressed antimicrobial peptide 2-like, whose protein sequence is MRTAQYIALFMFLTLLCPIQVQTAPVPEDWTGLITRAKRSLLWRWNTLKPVGTSCREHDECGTKYCRKKICSFQVFIS, encoded by the exons ATGAGGACAGCACAGTACATTGCCCTCTTCATGTTCCTGACTCTGCTCTGCCCAATCCAG GTGCAGACCGCTCCTGTGCCTGAGGATTGGACGGGCCTGATCACCCGAGCCAAGCGCTCTCTCCTTTGGCGATGGAATACTCTGAAGCCCGTTGGCACAAGCTGCAGAGAGCACGACGAGTGCGGGACCAAATACTGCAG GAAAAAGATCTGTTCGTTCCAGGTTTTTATATCTTGA